A region from the Candidatus Tenderia electrophaga genome encodes:
- a CDS encoding DNA-directed RNA polymerase subunit beta' (DNA-dependent RNA polymerase catalyzes the transcription of DNA into RNA using the four ribonucleoside triphosphates as substrates. Subunit beta' binds to sigma factor allowing it to bind to the -10 region of the promoter) produces MKDLLNLLKQQGQSNDEFDAIRIGLASPEKIRSWSFGEVKKPETINYRTFKPERDGLFCAKIFGPVKDYECLCGKYKRLKHRGVICEKCGVEVTVAKVRRERMGHIELASPVAHIWFLKSLPSRMGLLLDMTLRDIERVLYFEAFVVIEPGMTQLEKNQLLTDEGYLDAIEEYGDDFDARMGAEAILELLNAMNLQTEVARLREEIPNTNSETKIKKLTKRLKLMEAFLESGNKPQWMVMSVLPVLPPELRPLVPLDGGRFATSDLNDLYRRVINRNNRLKRLLDLNAPDIIVRNEKRMLQESVDALLDNGRRGKAITGTNKRPLKSLADMIKGKQGRFRQNLLGKRVDYSGRSVIVVGPTLKLHQCGLPKKMALELFKPFIFSKLELRGLATTIKAAKKMVEREGPEVWDILEEVIREHPVMLNRAPTLHRLGIQAFEPVLIEGKAIQLHPLVCTAYNADFDGDQMAVHVPLSLEAQLEARALMMATNNVLSPANGEPIIVPSQDVVLGLYYMTREGVNVTGEGMAFSDLAELRRAWETGAASIHAKVKVRIKENVLDEETGESHESINLVDTTVGRALLAELLPKGLPFELFNQAMTKKAISGLINTCYRRLGLKATVIFADQLMYTGFSFSTRAGVSIGVNDMEVPVEKEAIISAAAEEVKEIENQYISGLVTNGERYNKVVDIWSHTNDRVAKAMMDKLGTDVVYDKDGKEVRQDSFNSIFMMADSGARGSAAQIRQLAGMRGLMAKPDGSIIETPITANFREGLNVLQYFISTHGARKGLADTALKTANSGYLTRRLVDVAQDLVVTDADCGTTHGLLMMPLIEGGDVVEPLRERVLGRVVVEDVRIPGSDEILVPNGTLLDERWVDRLEEAAIDQVMVRSPISCETRYGVCAACYGRDLARGHRVNTGEAVGVIAAQSIGEPGTQLTMRTFHIGGAASRSAAENNVEVKSNGRARLHNIKIVKHASGDNVAVSRSGELIVVDEQGRDRERYKIPYGAVLSVDDGEAVSAGQVVANWDPHTHPVVTEVAGQIKFSDFVESVSVQRTTDEITGLTSLVVTDPKARGAAGKDLKPMVKLVDENGDNLCIAGTDIPAMYFLPAGAIVGLEDGAKVGVGDVLARIPQESSKTRDITGGLPRVADLFEARKPKDPAILAEATGTVGFGKETKGKRRLVITDKDGERHEELIPKWRHINVFEGEHVERGEVVVDGPPAPHDILRLKGISELAGYIVNEVQEVYRLQGVKINDKHIEVIIRQMLRKVEITSAGDSKFLKGEQLECARVLDENDRLMAAGKIPATFDPVLLGITKASLATESFISAASFQETTRVLTEAAVSGKMDDLRGLKENVIVGRLIPAGTGLAYHDERRRKRLGVETEGEQAPTASEVEEALSKAL; encoded by the coding sequence GTGAAAGATCTATTGAATCTTTTAAAGCAACAGGGTCAAAGCAACGACGAATTCGATGCCATCCGCATCGGTCTGGCATCGCCGGAAAAAATTCGTTCCTGGTCTTTCGGTGAGGTAAAAAAACCCGAGACCATCAACTACCGCACCTTCAAGCCGGAGCGCGACGGGTTGTTCTGCGCCAAGATATTCGGGCCGGTGAAGGACTATGAATGTTTATGCGGCAAGTACAAGCGCCTGAAGCATCGCGGTGTAATCTGTGAAAAGTGCGGTGTTGAAGTCACGGTCGCCAAGGTGCGGCGCGAGCGTATGGGCCACATCGAGCTGGCCAGCCCGGTAGCGCATATCTGGTTCCTCAAGTCCTTGCCTTCGCGCATGGGGCTGTTGCTGGATATGACCTTGCGCGACATCGAGCGGGTGCTCTATTTCGAGGCCTTCGTGGTCATCGAGCCGGGCATGACGCAGCTGGAAAAGAACCAGCTGCTCACCGACGAAGGCTATCTCGATGCCATCGAGGAATACGGTGACGATTTCGACGCGCGCATGGGGGCCGAGGCGATTCTCGAGCTGCTCAATGCCATGAATCTGCAAACCGAAGTGGCCAGGCTGCGTGAAGAGATCCCCAACACCAATTCAGAGACCAAGATCAAGAAGCTGACCAAGCGGCTAAAACTGATGGAGGCCTTCCTGGAATCCGGCAACAAGCCGCAGTGGATGGTGATGTCGGTGTTGCCCGTGTTGCCGCCGGAGTTGCGCCCTCTGGTGCCGCTGGACGGTGGCCGCTTCGCCACCTCGGATCTGAATGATCTTTATCGTCGCGTCATCAATCGTAACAACCGTCTGAAGCGCCTGTTGGACCTGAACGCGCCGGATATCATCGTGCGCAACGAAAAGCGCATGCTGCAGGAGTCGGTGGACGCGCTGCTGGACAACGGTCGCCGCGGCAAGGCCATCACCGGCACCAACAAGCGTCCGCTGAAATCCTTGGCCGACATGATCAAGGGTAAACAGGGCCGCTTCCGTCAGAATCTGCTGGGCAAGCGCGTCGACTACTCGGGCCGTTCGGTCATCGTGGTCGGCCCGACCCTGAAACTGCATCAGTGCGGCCTGCCCAAGAAGATGGCGCTGGAGCTGTTCAAGCCCTTCATCTTCAGTAAGCTGGAGCTGCGCGGTCTGGCCACCACCATCAAGGCGGCCAAGAAGATGGTCGAACGCGAAGGTCCCGAAGTATGGGACATTCTGGAAGAGGTGATCCGCGAGCATCCGGTCATGCTCAACCGCGCCCCGACCCTGCATCGTCTCGGCATCCAGGCCTTCGAGCCGGTGCTCATCGAAGGTAAGGCTATCCAGCTGCATCCGCTGGTCTGTACCGCCTACAACGCCGACTTCGACGGCGACCAGATGGCGGTGCACGTGCCCCTCTCGCTAGAGGCTCAGCTGGAAGCTCGCGCCCTGATGATGGCCACCAACAACGTGCTGTCGCCCGCCAACGGCGAGCCCATCATCGTGCCCTCGCAGGATGTGGTGCTGGGCCTGTATTACATGACCCGCGAAGGCGTGAACGTGACGGGCGAAGGCATGGCCTTCTCGGATCTGGCCGAGCTGCGCCGCGCCTGGGAGACCGGCGCCGCCAGTATCCACGCCAAGGTCAAGGTGCGCATCAAGGAAAACGTGCTGGACGAAGAGACCGGTGAATCACACGAGTCTATCAATCTCGTCGATACCACCGTCGGCCGCGCCTTGCTGGCCGAACTGTTGCCCAAGGGGCTGCCCTTCGAGCTTTTCAATCAGGCGATGACCAAGAAAGCGATTTCGGGTCTGATCAACACCTGTTACCGCCGTCTGGGTCTGAAGGCGACCGTTATCTTTGCTGACCAGCTGATGTATACCGGTTTCAGCTTCTCTACCCGCGCAGGTGTCTCCATCGGTGTCAACGACATGGAGGTGCCGGTCGAGAAGGAAGCGATCATCAGCGCCGCCGCCGAAGAGGTGAAGGAGATTGAGAACCAATATATCTCCGGTTTGGTCACCAACGGCGAGCGCTACAACAAAGTGGTCGATATCTGGTCGCACACCAATGACCGGGTCGCCAAGGCTATGATGGACAAGCTGGGTACCGACGTTGTCTACGATAAGGACGGTAAGGAAGTGCGCCAGGATTCGTTTAACTCCATCTTCATGATGGCCGATTCCGGCGCCCGTGGTAGTGCCGCCCAGATTCGTCAGTTGGCGGGGATGCGCGGCTTGATGGCGAAGCCGGACGGCTCCATCATCGAGACGCCGATTACGGCCAACTTCCGTGAAGGTCTGAACGTCCTGCAGTACTTCATCTCCACCCACGGCGCCCGTAAGGGTCTGGCCGATACTGCTCTGAAGACCGCCAACTCGGGTTATCTGACCCGTCGTCTGGTGGACGTGGCGCAGGATCTGGTGGTGACCGATGCCGATTGCGGCACCACCCATGGGCTGCTGATGATGCCGTTGATCGAAGGCGGCGACGTGGTCGAACCGCTGCGCGAACGGGTGCTGGGTCGCGTAGTGGTGGAAGATGTGCGTATTCCCGGCAGCGACGAAATATTGGTGCCCAACGGCACGCTGCTGGACGAGCGCTGGGTGGACCGCCTGGAAGAGGCGGCCATCGACCAGGTGATGGTGCGTTCGCCTATCAGCTGTGAAACCCGCTACGGTGTCTGCGCCGCCTGTTACGGTCGTGACTTGGCGCGCGGCCACCGGGTCAATACCGGTGAGGCGGTCGGCGTGATCGCCGCCCAGTCCATCGGTGAGCCGGGCACCCAGCTGACCATGCGTACCTTCCACATCGGTGGCGCGGCGTCGCGCTCCGCGGCGGAGAATAACGTCGAGGTCAAATCCAACGGTCGTGCCCGACTGCACAACATCAAGATCGTCAAGCATGCCAGCGGCGATAATGTGGCGGTGTCACGTTCCGGTGAGTTGATCGTGGTCGACGAGCAAGGCCGCGATCGTGAGCGCTACAAGATTCCTTACGGTGCAGTGCTGTCGGTGGATGACGGTGAGGCCGTTTCCGCCGGTCAGGTGGTCGCTAACTGGGATCCCCACACCCATCCGGTGGTCACCGAAGTGGCCGGTCAGATCAAGTTCAGCGATTTTGTCGAGAGTGTCAGCGTACAGCGCACCACCGACGAGATTACCGGGCTGACCAGTCTGGTGGTGACCGATCCCAAGGCGCGCGGGGCTGCGGGTAAGGATCTCAAGCCCATGGTCAAGCTGGTGGATGAAAACGGCGACAATCTGTGTATCGCCGGCACCGATATCCCGGCCATGTACTTCCTCCCGGCAGGCGCCATCGTCGGTCTGGAAGACGGCGCCAAGGTGGGCGTGGGTGACGTCCTGGCGCGTATTCCGCAGGAGTCGTCCAAGACCCGCGACATCACCGGGGGGCTGCCGCGTGTTGCCGACCTGTTCGAGGCGCGCAAACCCAAGGATCCGGCGATTCTGGCGGAGGCCACGGGTACCGTCGGCTTCGGCAAGGAGACCAAGGGCAAGCGCCGTCTGGTGATCACCGACAAGGACGGCGAGCGGCATGAGGAACTGATTCCCAAGTGGCGTCACATCAATGTGTTCGAGGGTGAGCACGTCGAGCGTGGTGAAGTGGTGGTGGACGGTCCGCCGGCACCGCACGACATCCTGCGCCTGAAGGGGATTTCGGAATTGGCCGGTTATATCGTCAACGAGGTTCAGGAGGTCTACCGTCTGCAGGGGGTGAAGATCAACGACAAGCACATCGAGGTCATTATTCGCCAGATGCTGCGCAAGGTTGAGATCACCAGTGCCGGTGACAGCAAGTTCCTCAAGGGCGAGCAGTTGGAGTGCGCCCGCGTGCTGGACGAGAACGACAGGCTGATGGCGGCTGGTAAGATTCCGGCCACCTTTGATCCGGTGCTGTTGGGTATCACCAAGGCGTCACTGGCGACCGAGTCCTTCATCTCAGCGGCCTCCTTCCAGGAGACCACCCGCGTGCTTACTGAGGCGGCGGTGTCCGGCAAGATGGACGACCTGCGCGGTCTCAAGGAAAACGTCATCGTCGGCCGTCTGATCCCGGCAGGAACGGGACTGGCCTATCACGATGAACGGCGCCGCAAGCGCCTGGGCGTGGAGACCGAGGGCGAGCAGGCCCCGACCGCCAGCGAGGTGGAAGAGGCGCTAAGCAAGGCCTTGTAA
- a CDS encoding 30S ribosomal protein S12 — MATINQLVRKPRVRKVEKSNVPALEACPQRRGVCTRVYTTTPKKPNSALRKVARVRLTNGMEVSSYIGGEGHNLQEHSVVLIRGGRVKDLPGVRYHTVRGTLDTSGVDGRKQGRSKYGAKRPKG, encoded by the coding sequence ATGGCAACAATTAATCAGTTGGTTAGAAAGCCGCGGGTAAGAAAAGTCGAGAAGAGCAACGTTCCCGCCCTGGAAGCCTGCCCGCAGCGACGCGGTGTTTGCACCCGCGTCTATACCACGACGCCGAAAAAGCCGAACTCGGCTTTGCGTAAGGTCGCCCGTGTGCGTTTGACCAACGGTATGGAAGTTTCCAGCTACATCGGCGGTGAAGGGCATAATCTGCAGGAGCACTCGGTGGTGCTGATCCGCGGCGGTCGTGTCAAGGACTTGCCGGGTGTGCGTTACCATACCGTGCGCGGCACACTCGACACCTCGGGTGTGGATGGTCGTAAGCAGGGTCGCTCCAAGTACGGCGCCAAGCGTCCCAAAGGTTGA
- a CDS encoding 30S ribosomal protein S7 yields MPRRREVPKREILPDPKFGSETLAKFVNVVMKSGKKSVAERIVYGALDVVGQRSKKDSLEMFEKALENVSPLVEVKSRRVGGATYQVPVEVRPARRMALAMRWLSDAARARGEKSMGLRLAGEIVDAAESRGNAVKKREDTHRMAEANKAFSHYRW; encoded by the coding sequence ATGCCAAGAAGAAGAGAAGTCCCCAAGCGCGAGATCCTGCCGGATCCCAAATTCGGCAGCGAAACGCTGGCGAAGTTTGTCAACGTGGTCATGAAAAGCGGCAAGAAGTCCGTTGCCGAGCGCATCGTCTACGGCGCATTGGATGTGGTCGGCCAGCGCAGCAAGAAAGACTCGCTGGAGATGTTTGAAAAGGCGTTGGAGAATGTCAGTCCCCTGGTGGAGGTCAAGTCCCGTCGTGTGGGCGGCGCCACCTACCAGGTGCCGGTTGAAGTGCGTCCCGCCCGCCGCATGGCTCTGGCCATGCGTTGGTTGAGCGACGCTGCCCGGGCCCGTGGCGAGAAGTCCATGGGCTTGCGCCTGGCGGGCGAGATTGTTGATGCTGCGGAGAGTCGCGGCAATGCGGTCAAGAAGCGTGAGGACACGCATCGCATGGCTGAAGCGAATAAGGCGTTCTCGCACTATCGCTGGTAG
- the fusA gene encoding elongation factor G (EF-G; promotes GTP-dependent translocation of the ribosome during translation; many organisms have multiple copies of this gene), with product MARKTPIERYRNIGIMAHIDAGKTTTTERVLFYTGISHKIGEVHDGAAVMDWMEQEQERGITITSAATTCFWSGMDKQYPEHRINIIDTPGHVDFTIEVERSLRVLDGACAVFCAVGGVQPQSETVWRQANKYHVPRMAFVNKMDRQGADFFRVMGQIKKRLGGNPVPVVIPIGAEEHFEGVVDLIRMKAIYWDETGMGATYDARDIPAELQAQAQEYREKMVEAAAEASEELMETYLEEGDLSADEIRRGLRARTIINEIVPALCGSAFKNKGVQAMLDAIIDYMPAPTDVYAIKGINEDESEGERHSSDDEPFAALAFKIATDPFVGTLTFFRCYSGVVKAGDTVFNPVKGKKERIGRMVQMHANSREELKEVRAGDIAAAVGLKDVTTGDTLCDPTGIITLERMEFPAPVISVAIEPRTKTDQEKMGLALSKLAQEDPSFRVHTDEESGQTIISGMGELHLEIIVDRMKREFKVEANVGAPQVAYRETLRKKVEVEGKFVRQSGGRGQYGHVWLRLEPLASGSGYQFENAVVGGAVPREYIPAVDKGIQEAKESGVLAGYPVVDFKATLFDGSYHDVDSNENAFKIAGSMAFKEGFMKADPVLLEPIMKVEAVTPEEYMGDVIGDLNRRRGLVQGMEESPAGKLVTAEVPLAEMFGYATSLRSMSQGRATYSMEFEKYAETPSNVANAIMKQSA from the coding sequence GTGGCACGTAAAACACCAATCGAGCGTTATCGTAATATCGGCATCATGGCGCATATTGATGCCGGCAAGACGACTACGACCGAACGCGTACTGTTTTACACCGGGATCTCGCACAAGATAGGCGAGGTGCACGACGGTGCCGCCGTTATGGACTGGATGGAGCAGGAGCAGGAGCGTGGTATCACCATCACCTCGGCCGCCACCACTTGTTTTTGGAGCGGGATGGACAAGCAGTACCCTGAACACCGAATCAATATTATTGACACGCCGGGGCATGTCGACTTCACCATCGAGGTGGAGCGCTCGCTGCGTGTTCTCGACGGTGCCTGCGCCGTGTTCTGTGCAGTAGGCGGCGTGCAGCCGCAGTCGGAAACCGTCTGGCGTCAAGCAAACAAATATCACGTGCCACGCATGGCGTTCGTCAACAAGATGGACCGCCAGGGCGCCGATTTTTTCCGCGTCATGGGTCAGATCAAAAAGCGCCTGGGCGGTAACCCCGTGCCGGTGGTGATTCCCATCGGCGCCGAAGAACACTTCGAAGGCGTAGTCGATCTGATTCGCATGAAGGCGATCTACTGGGACGAGACCGGCATGGGCGCGACCTATGACGCCCGCGACATCCCCGCCGAGCTGCAGGCCCAGGCGCAGGAGTATCGCGAAAAGATGGTCGAGGCCGCTGCCGAAGCTTCTGAAGAGCTGATGGAGACATACCTGGAAGAGGGTGATCTGTCGGCCGACGAGATCCGTCGGGGGTTGCGTGCGCGCACCATTATTAATGAAATCGTACCGGCCCTGTGCGGTAGCGCGTTTAAGAATAAAGGCGTACAGGCGATGTTGGACGCCATCATTGACTACATGCCGGCCCCGACCGACGTCTACGCCATCAAAGGCATTAATGAGGATGAGAGCGAGGGTGAGCGCCACAGCTCGGACGATGAGCCCTTTGCCGCCTTGGCGTTCAAGATCGCAACTGATCCGTTCGTCGGCACCCTGACCTTCTTCCGCTGCTATTCCGGCGTGGTCAAGGCCGGCGATACCGTCTTTAATCCGGTCAAGGGCAAGAAGGAGCGCATCGGCCGTATGGTGCAGATGCATGCCAACAGTCGTGAAGAGCTCAAGGAAGTGCGCGCCGGTGATATTGCCGCGGCGGTGGGGCTGAAGGATGTGACCACTGGCGACACCTTGTGTGATCCGACTGGCATTATCACCCTGGAGCGCATGGAGTTTCCGGCGCCGGTGATCTCGGTGGCCATTGAGCCGCGCACCAAGACCGACCAGGAAAAGATGGGCCTGGCCCTGTCCAAACTGGCGCAGGAAGACCCGTCCTTTCGTGTGCATACCGACGAGGAGTCGGGTCAGACGATCATCTCGGGTATGGGCGAGCTGCACCTGGAGATTATCGTTGATCGCATGAAGCGCGAGTTCAAAGTCGAGGCCAATGTGGGTGCTCCCCAGGTGGCCTATCGCGAGACACTGCGCAAGAAGGTCGAGGTGGAAGGCAAATTTGTACGCCAGTCCGGCGGTCGCGGCCAGTATGGCCACGTCTGGCTGCGCCTCGAACCGTTAGCGTCGGGTTCGGGTTATCAGTTTGAAAATGCCGTTGTCGGCGGCGCCGTCCCGCGTGAATATATACCCGCGGTGGATAAAGGCATCCAGGAGGCGAAGGAAAGTGGTGTATTGGCCGGTTATCCCGTAGTCGATTTTAAGGCGACCCTGTTCGACGGTTCGTACCATGATGTTGACTCTAATGAAAATGCCTTTAAGATTGCCGGCTCCATGGCGTTTAAAGAGGGTTTCATGAAGGCCGATCCCGTGCTGCTTGAACCGATTATGAAGGTTGAGGCGGTGACCCCGGAAGAATACATGGGGGATGTGATTGGCGACTTGAACCGACGTCGTGGGTTGGTGCAGGGGATGGAAGAATCGCCGGCTGGCAAGCTGGTGACTGCTGAAGTGCCGTTGGCTGAGATGTTTGGCTATGCAACCTCGTTGCGTTCCATGTCTCAGGGGCGCGCCACCTACAGCATGGAGTTTGAGAAATATGCTGAGACGCCTTCCAATGTCGCCAACGCGATAATGAAGCAGTCAGCCTGA
- the tuf gene encoding elongation factor Tu (EF-Tu; promotes GTP-dependent binding of aminoacyl-tRNA to the A-site of ribosomes during protein biosynthesis; when the tRNA anticodon matches the mRNA codon, GTP hydrolysis results; the inactive EF-Tu-GDP leaves the ribosome and release of GDP is promoted by elongation factor Ts; many prokaryotes have two copies of the gene encoding EF-Tu), translated as MSKAKFERTKPHVNVGTIGHVDHGKTTLTAALTVTQAKKFGGEHKAYDQIDSAPEEKARGITIATAHVEYESDTRHYAHVDCPGHADYVKNMITGAAQMDGAILVCSAADGPMPQTREHILLARQVGVPYIVVFLNKADMVDDAELLELVEMEVRELLSSYDFPGDDIPVITGSALKALEGDDSEIGTQAIDKLVDALDSYIPEPERAIDGDFLMPVEDVFSISGRGTVVTGRIERGIVKVGDEIEIVGIKDTAKTTCTGVEMFRKLLDQGQAGDNVGVLLRGTKREEVERGQVLAKPGSITPHTKFEAEVYVLSKDEGGRHTPFFNGYRPQFYFRTTDVTGACDLPEGIEMVMPGDNVAMTVSLIAPIAMEEGLRFAIREGGRTVGAGVVSKIIE; from the coding sequence GTGTCCAAAGCAAAATTTGAACGTACGAAACCGCACGTAAATGTAGGCACCATTGGTCACGTCGACCATGGCAAGACCACGTTGACGGCGGCATTGACCGTGACACAGGCGAAGAAATTCGGTGGTGAGCACAAGGCTTACGACCAGATCGACTCGGCGCCGGAAGAAAAAGCGCGCGGCATCACCATCGCCACCGCGCACGTCGAATACGAATCAGACACCCGTCACTACGCCCACGTCGACTGCCCCGGCCACGCCGACTACGTCAAGAACATGATCACCGGTGCCGCGCAGATGGACGGCGCCATCCTGGTCTGTTCCGCCGCCGACGGCCCCATGCCCCAGACCCGCGAGCACATCCTGCTGGCGCGCCAGGTCGGCGTACCCTACATCGTCGTATTCCTGAACAAGGCCGACATGGTCGACGACGCCGAACTGCTCGAACTGGTGGAAATGGAAGTGCGCGAACTGCTCAGCTCCTACGACTTCCCCGGCGACGACATTCCCGTCATCACCGGCTCCGCGCTCAAGGCCCTAGAAGGTGACGACAGCGAAATCGGCACCCAGGCCATCGACAAACTGGTCGACGCCCTGGACAGCTACATCCCCGAGCCCGAGCGCGCCATCGACGGCGACTTTTTGATGCCCGTCGAAGACGTCTTCTCCATCTCCGGGCGCGGCACCGTCGTCACCGGCCGCATCGAACGCGGCATCGTCAAAGTCGGCGACGAAATCGAAATCGTCGGCATCAAAGACACCGCCAAGACCACCTGCACCGGGGTCGAAATGTTCCGCAAGCTGCTGGACCAAGGGCAGGCAGGCGACAACGTCGGCGTCCTGCTGCGCGGCACCAAGCGTGAAGAAGTCGAACGCGGCCAAGTCCTGGCCAAGCCCGGCTCCATCACCCCGCACACCAAGTTTGAAGCCGAAGTCTACGTGTTGAGCAAAGACGAAGGCGGCCGTCACACGCCGTTCTTCAACGGCTATCGTCCGCAGTTCTACTTCCGCACCACCGACGTCACCGGCGCCTGTGATCTGCCCGAAGGCATCGAGATGGTCATGCCCGGCGACAACGTCGCCATGACCGTCAGCTTGATTGCGCCGATCGCCATGGAAGAAGGTCTGCGTTTCGCAATTCGTGAAGGTGGCCGTACCGTCGGCGCCGGTGTTGTTTCCAAGATTATTGAGTAA
- the rpsJ gene encoding 30S ribosomal protein S10 (NusE; involved in assembly of the 30S subunit; in the ribosome, this protein is involved in the binding of tRNA; in Escherichia coli this protein was also found to be involved in transcription antitermination; NusB/S10 heterodimers bind boxA sequences in the leader RNA of rrn operons which is required for antitermination; binding of NusB/S10 to boxA nucleates assembly of the antitermination complex) codes for MTANQKIRIRLKAFDYRLIDQSAREIVETAKRTGAQVKGPIPLPTKKERFTVLISPHVNKDARDQYEIRTHKRLMDIVDPTDKTVDALMKLDLAAGVDVQIKLT; via the coding sequence ATGACTGCTAATCAGAAAATCCGTATCCGTTTAAAAGCCTTTGATTATCGTTTGATCGATCAATCGGCCCGTGAAATTGTGGAAACCGCCAAGCGCACCGGTGCACAGGTGAAAGGTCCGATTCCGCTGCCGACCAAGAAAGAACGCTTTACCGTGTTGATCTCGCCGCATGTGAATAAGGATGCCCGTGATCAGTACGAAATCCGCACGCACAAGCGCCTGATGGACATTGTCGATCCGACTGACAAAACAGTCGATGCCTTGATGAAGCTGGATCTGGCTGCTGGCGTAGACGTTCAGATTAAATTGACATAA
- a CDS encoding 50S ribosomal protein L3, which yields MAIGVVGRKAGMTRVFTDAGESIPVTVVEVEPNRVTQLRDMDRDGYRAYQVTLGQRKANRVSKPLAGHFAKAGVDAGRGLWEFRLGQGEGDEIAIGNEIKVDVFEAGQKVDVIGRSIGKGFAGTVKRHNFRMQDATHGNSLSHRAPGSIGHCQTPGRVFKGKKMSGHMGAVRNTVQNLEVVRVDLERNLLLIKGAVPGAKGGDLIIRPSIKARS from the coding sequence ATGGCGATTGGTGTAGTAGGTCGAAAAGCTGGAATGACGCGTGTCTTTACCGATGCGGGCGAGTCGATTCCGGTGACTGTTGTTGAGGTAGAACCCAACCGTGTCACGCAGCTGCGCGATATGGATCGTGATGGCTATCGCGCCTACCAGGTGACCCTGGGGCAGCGTAAGGCCAACCGTGTCTCCAAGCCGCTGGCGGGTCATTTCGCCAAGGCCGGCGTGGATGCGGGTCGCGGCCTATGGGAATTCCGCCTCGGTCAAGGTGAAGGTGACGAGATTGCCATCGGCAATGAAATCAAGGTCGATGTCTTCGAGGCGGGCCAGAAGGTGGACGTGATCGGACGCAGCATCGGTAAAGGTTTTGCCGGTACGGTCAAGCGTCACAATTTCCGTATGCAGGATGCGACGCACGGTAATTCATTGTCGCATCGCGCCCCCGGCTCCATCGGTCACTGTCAGACCCCGGGCCGTGTGTTCAAGGGCAAAAAGATGTCAGGCCATATGGGCGCGGTGCGCAATACGGTCCAGAACCTCGAGGTTGTTCGTGTTGATCTCGAGCGCAATCTTTTGTTGATCAAGGGTGCGGTTCCTGGCGCCAAGGGCGGTGACCTGATTATTCGCCCGTCCATCAAGGCGCGTTCGTAA
- the rplD gene encoding 50S ribosomal protein L4 (L4 is important during the early stages of 50S assembly; it initially binds near the 5' end of the 23S rRNA), protein MELKLVTKTGKESTKSVDLSEDTFGKEFNEALVHQVITAYLAGARAGTRAHKNRAAVRGGGAKPWRQKGTGRARAGTIRSPLWRSGGKTFAAVPQDHSQKVNKKMYRGAMRAILSELLRQDRLVAIDGIQLDAPKTKELKEKLKAMGLQDNILLVTDAEDASLSLAARNMANVQVAEARDIDPVSLVGADKVLMTSAALKQVEEMFA, encoded by the coding sequence ATGGAACTGAAACTGGTTACAAAAACTGGCAAAGAATCGACCAAGAGCGTTGACCTGTCTGAGGACACCTTCGGTAAGGAGTTCAATGAGGCCCTGGTTCACCAAGTGATTACCGCCTATCTGGCCGGTGCCCGCGCCGGCACCCGCGCGCACAAGAATCGCGCCGCGGTTCGGGGCGGCGGTGCAAAACCCTGGCGACAAAAGGGGACAGGCCGCGCAAGAGCTGGTACAATACGCTCCCCTTTGTGGCGGAGTGGCGGCAAAACCTTTGCTGCGGTACCGCAGGATCATTCGCAAAAGGTGAATAAAAAGATGTATCGCGGTGCTATGCGCGCGATATTGTCCGAGTTGTTGCGTCAGGACCGATTGGTTGCGATAGACGGTATCCAGCTCGATGCGCCCAAGACCAAAGAGCTGAAAGAGAAGCTTAAGGCAATGGGGCTTCAGGATAATATCCTGTTGGTGACCGATGCCGAAGACGCGTCATTGTCGCTGGCGGCGCGCAACATGGCTAATGTCCAGGTTGCCGAAGCCCGTGATATTGATCCGGTCAGTTTGGTCGGCGCAGACAAAGTGTTAATGACGTCAGCGGCACTGAAGCAAGTAGAGGAGATGTTCGCATGA